The Hydrogenophaga sp. BPS33 genome window below encodes:
- a CDS encoding VirB4 family type IV secretion system protein, whose amino-acid sequence MPHFTFPCRIAMLSFEDLFTKPRKAAKSFAELLPWFGQVTPGLVLCQDGSLLAGFAFAGEDVEGKENFEVDQRINQLQIALRALTDRVTLWSIQERRFTDGYNFGEFASPVARLIDEQWGAACKVQRNAVIRQHIYLSYNFPNKSERFFEALTAEIQEHDGQVLKATASLIKRRFTEKGAIAQVRGQLAEMASEFEKVIASFAGVVQNNLGFRRMEGPEFLGELYSRANLASPRGPVASVGDTPFLNTILAADTIERRNDQLMFKGPTKATYVAALSTTGTPREAYSNDVDRLMGTDCEYVLVQCFRFLDRMVAEKAIQDAEMFYRSEVKSVVTRVFERLFDQVSEKVNTGNLHLAQDAQDALVELTTEDLTYGYYNMTLLALGDTQRQAEVAADQLAGSLRSSGFTIVRERQGMMSAYLTSLPGNSNATLRWKLASSANIADLAPIRTITRGEELHPLFSRVLGREVPPLCRFLTPYGVSYDFNPHEGDLGHTAIIGGSGSGKTSLMTLLIAQFQKYTPAQTYIFDKDYSLMMGAVLMGGKHIDSGPKGRDRGMNPVKVMMQNKDDMRLRQWIEVLITAGGSDISPTESATIFSAIQGLRRSPESAWRLSAVYALIAGENRDLAAKLAPYVDRSDSDDDYGAGPYANYFDNDEDNFKLTHMVCMECGGILETPQLASPFMDYAFYCIERSLNGTTPTLIYVEEAWYMLSNPVFAQKMEDWLRTFRKKRAFVMFATQALDEIARLPNIGSFVTNIPTQIFLPAVKSSVHEQAELFRSVFGTTDAQMELLAGAIPKRDYLLVRPTVTRLVNTKMPHAVIAINEATTQEAKREQLAMYAASREANWEMKFLKEVLNVQA is encoded by the coding sequence GTGCCTCATTTCACCTTCCCCTGTCGCATTGCCATGCTCTCATTCGAAGACCTCTTCACCAAGCCGCGCAAGGCCGCGAAAAGTTTCGCTGAACTCCTGCCATGGTTCGGGCAGGTTACGCCTGGTCTGGTGCTTTGCCAGGACGGCTCGCTCCTGGCGGGGTTTGCCTTCGCCGGTGAGGACGTCGAGGGCAAGGAAAACTTCGAAGTTGACCAGCGCATTAACCAGCTGCAGATCGCCTTGCGCGCGCTCACCGATCGCGTGACCCTCTGGAGCATTCAGGAGCGTCGATTCACGGACGGCTACAACTTCGGCGAATTCGCCAGCCCGGTGGCCCGCCTCATCGACGAGCAGTGGGGCGCGGCCTGCAAGGTGCAACGAAACGCGGTGATTCGGCAGCACATCTACCTGTCGTACAACTTCCCGAACAAGTCGGAGCGATTCTTCGAAGCTCTAACGGCCGAGATTCAAGAGCACGACGGGCAGGTCCTCAAGGCCACGGCCAGCCTCATCAAGCGCCGTTTCACCGAGAAGGGGGCCATCGCACAGGTGCGTGGTCAACTCGCCGAGATGGCCTCGGAATTCGAGAAAGTGATTGCCTCGTTCGCCGGGGTAGTGCAAAACAACTTGGGATTTCGCCGGATGGAAGGTCCGGAGTTCCTGGGGGAACTCTATTCCCGCGCCAACCTGGCATCGCCACGTGGACCTGTCGCCTCGGTGGGAGATACCCCATTCCTGAACACGATCCTGGCGGCAGACACCATCGAGCGGCGCAATGACCAGTTGATGTTCAAAGGGCCCACCAAGGCCACCTATGTGGCAGCCCTGTCTACCACTGGAACGCCAAGGGAAGCGTATTCCAACGACGTTGATCGTCTGATGGGAACCGACTGCGAGTATGTGCTGGTGCAGTGCTTTCGCTTTCTGGACCGCATGGTGGCCGAGAAGGCAATCCAAGACGCGGAGATGTTCTACCGCTCCGAGGTCAAGTCGGTCGTTACGCGTGTGTTCGAAAGGCTGTTCGACCAGGTCAGTGAGAAGGTCAACACCGGCAACCTGCATCTGGCCCAAGACGCACAGGATGCGCTGGTCGAGCTCACCACCGAGGATCTGACCTACGGCTACTACAACATGACCCTCTTGGCGCTTGGCGACACGCAACGTCAAGCCGAGGTTGCGGCAGACCAGCTGGCGGGCTCGCTGCGCAGCAGTGGCTTCACGATCGTGCGCGAACGCCAGGGGATGATGTCGGCCTACCTGACCAGCCTCCCCGGAAACTCCAACGCGACTTTGCGTTGGAAACTGGCGTCCTCAGCGAACATCGCCGATTTGGCGCCTATCCGGACCATCACGCGCGGCGAAGAACTCCACCCCTTGTTCTCGCGCGTGCTGGGCCGCGAAGTTCCTCCGCTGTGCAGGTTCCTAACGCCCTACGGCGTCTCCTATGACTTCAACCCCCATGAGGGTGATCTTGGACACACGGCAATCATCGGCGGCTCGGGCTCGGGCAAGACATCGCTGATGACCCTGCTCATTGCTCAGTTCCAGAAGTACACGCCCGCTCAGACGTACATCTTCGACAAGGACTACAGCCTGATGATGGGCGCGGTTCTGATGGGGGGCAAACACATCGACTCAGGCCCGAAGGGGCGCGACCGCGGCATGAACCCAGTCAAGGTCATGATGCAGAACAAGGACGACATGCGCCTGCGCCAGTGGATCGAGGTGCTGATCACGGCGGGCGGAAGCGATATCTCGCCAACCGAGAGCGCGACCATCTTCTCGGCAATCCAGGGCCTGCGCCGAAGCCCGGAGTCGGCTTGGCGTCTCTCGGCGGTCTACGCGCTGATTGCCGGCGAGAACCGTGACCTGGCAGCAAAGCTGGCTCCGTATGTGGACCGGTCGGACTCCGATGATGACTACGGCGCGGGCCCATACGCCAACTACTTCGACAACGACGAAGACAACTTCAAGCTGACCCACATGGTTTGCATGGAGTGCGGCGGCATCCTGGAGACGCCCCAGCTGGCCAGCCCATTCATGGACTACGCTTTCTACTGCATCGAGCGCAGTCTGAATGGCACCACGCCCACGCTGATCTACGTGGAAGAGGCCTGGTACATGCTGTCCAACCCCGTCTTCGCGCAGAAGATGGAAGACTGGTTGCGAACATTCCGCAAGAAGCGCGCCTTTGTCATGTTCGCCACGCAAGCACTCGACGAGATCGCGCGCCTTCCCAACATTGGGAGTTTTGTGACCAACATCCCCACGCAGATCTTCCTGCCTGCGGTGAAGTCGTCCGTGCATGAGCAAGCCGAGTTGTTCCGTTCCGTGTTTGGTACCACCGATGCGCAAATGGAGTTGCTGGCCGGTGCGATCCCCAAGCGCGACTACCTGCTGGTTCGGCCTACCGTGACGCGACTTGTCAACACGAAGATGCCACACGCCGTGATCGCGATCAACGAAGCCACGACGCAGGAAGCCAAGCGCGAGCAGCTCGCCATGTATGCGGCTTCTCGTGAAGCCAACTGGGAAATGAAATTTTTGAAGGAGGTCCTCAATGTCCAAGCGTAA
- a CDS encoding VirB3 family type IV secretion system protein: MASRTSPFHISLHRPKLIMGVEKGSFAGIVFIGVFALVAKMYWAYPILAILYMIARWVTKKDDQFMAILLHYLNEDHVYDATPRPSDFNSRPRGWGKGLPR; encoded by the coding sequence GTGGCGTCGCGGACCAGTCCCTTCCACATCTCGCTCCACCGGCCCAAGCTGATCATGGGGGTGGAGAAGGGGAGTTTCGCAGGCATCGTCTTCATCGGTGTGTTTGCTCTGGTGGCGAAGATGTATTGGGCATACCCAATCCTGGCAATCCTCTACATGATCGCGCGGTGGGTGACCAAGAAGGATGACCAGTTCATGGCCATCCTGCTTCACTACCTCAACGAAGACCACGTCTACGACGCAACGCCTCGGCCGAGCGACTTCAACAGTCGCCCGCGAGGCTGGGGCAAGGGATTGCCCCGTTGA
- a CDS encoding TrbC/VirB2 family protein has translation MNFANSFQLFTSPFMNRRANPGQLPILFAAILLMLAAFMPVEAFAQGSGITVPFIQDFGCSIVAWLKGPLAIVIFVIVVVVTLVFGMISKMDWGKIITVCIIFGVILGMGSILANSGYINNIAGMSACLQ, from the coding sequence ATGAACTTTGCCAATTCCTTCCAACTGTTCACCTCGCCCTTCATGAACCGCCGCGCAAACCCGGGCCAATTGCCCATTCTGTTTGCAGCGATCCTGCTCATGCTGGCCGCTTTCATGCCCGTCGAAGCATTCGCTCAGGGTTCGGGTATCACTGTGCCATTCATCCAGGACTTCGGTTGCAGCATCGTCGCCTGGCTGAAGGGTCCACTTGCAATCGTGATCTTCGTGATCGTGGTGGTCGTGACCCTGGTCTTCGGGATGATCTCCAAGATGGATTGGGGCAAGATCATCACGGTCTGCATCATCTTCGGTGTGATCCTTGGCATGGGCTCCATCCTGGCCAACAGCGGCTACATCAACAACATCGCTGGCATGAGCGCCTGCCTGCAGTAA
- a CDS encoding CpaF family protein: protein MSSGVIVGADGRGTRGGYSQSVLNQIKDTLHMLRPYFEDEEVNEIMVNGPDDVFISRRGKELRVPVSLSAGTIKTAITLIAATVAKEVGEKSNNRILSAPLPGFRVEAILPPIAVKGPSMCIRRHAARVFTIEEYVASGTISEKYATLLANAIAARETFLVVGGTASGKTTLLNTALSMIPDDERLFVIENVPELKISSDNHVRIECDEDQGVTPRKAVRTAMRYAPKRVVLGELRGPEAYDWLDAANTGHPGSAATIHANSAPKALPRLENLLLMANMGVPYDPLRAAIADTVDWMFFIYRDGSKRSVSQVSRLHGFDRAKGEYEIENF from the coding sequence ATGAGTTCAGGAGTCATTGTTGGTGCGGATGGTCGGGGAACGCGCGGCGGCTACAGCCAAAGCGTGCTGAACCAGATCAAGGACACACTTCACATGCTGCGACCGTATTTCGAGGACGAAGAAGTCAACGAAATCATGGTAAACGGGCCCGACGACGTGTTTATCTCACGCCGAGGCAAGGAACTGCGCGTACCGGTGAGTTTGAGCGCCGGCACGATCAAGACCGCAATCACCCTGATCGCCGCGACGGTGGCCAAGGAAGTTGGCGAGAAATCGAACAATCGGATCCTGTCGGCCCCGCTGCCAGGCTTTCGTGTCGAGGCAATCCTGCCGCCCATTGCGGTCAAGGGACCTTCGATGTGTATCCGACGCCATGCAGCGCGCGTCTTCACCATCGAGGAGTATGTCGCCTCAGGAACCATCTCTGAGAAGTACGCGACCCTGCTGGCAAACGCCATCGCAGCGCGAGAAACCTTCTTGGTGGTGGGCGGCACTGCATCTGGCAAGACCACGCTGCTGAACACTGCGCTCTCCATGATTCCCGACGATGAGCGCCTGTTCGTCATCGAGAACGTGCCGGAACTGAAGATCTCGAGCGACAACCATGTCCGCATCGAGTGCGATGAGGACCAGGGCGTTACGCCGCGCAAGGCCGTGCGCACAGCAATGCGCTATGCACCCAAGCGTGTGGTGCTGGGCGAGTTACGGGGGCCGGAGGCCTACGACTGGCTTGACGCTGCCAACACCGGGCACCCTGGCTCGGCTGCAACGATTCACGCCAACAGCGCGCCCAAGGCGCTTCCGCGCCTGGAGAACCTGCTCCTGATGGCCAACATGGGTGTGCCCTACGACCCTTTGCGCGCAGCCATCGCCGACACCGTCGATTGGATGTTCTTCATCTACCGCGATGGCAGCAAGCGGTCGGTCTCACAGGTCAGCCGCCTGCACGGATTCGACCGCGCCAAAGGCGAATACGAGATCGAAAACTTTTGA
- a CDS encoding DUF4400 domain-containing protein — translation MKNSQHLGFWFVLAILGFMLSPLLRSGESMERFVTGEIQQTRHAMGKRAADMVVGFANSIFEGTPLMVVAGAAKTASLSDDDKKLSRKVAGPGGAMMGNLFNSYMQGLVLQSYIVAMRMAIVLIWLAFLAPLFVAAVYDGLMLRNVKMSEFGSLRPATFTLAGMVVIPVIALPVLYLVLPFSLSPLLAPAWAAFVAMPLSILVSNSQPIFGR, via the coding sequence ATGAAAAACTCCCAGCACCTTGGTTTCTGGTTTGTCCTAGCAATCCTGGGATTCATGCTCTCACCCCTGCTGAGGTCCGGCGAGAGCATGGAGCGCTTCGTGACCGGGGAAATCCAGCAGACAAGGCACGCGATGGGCAAGCGTGCGGCCGACATGGTGGTCGGCTTTGCAAACTCGATCTTCGAGGGCACGCCGCTGATGGTGGTGGCCGGCGCTGCCAAAACCGCCTCGCTCTCGGATGATGATAAGAAGCTCAGCCGCAAGGTCGCAGGCCCAGGGGGCGCAATGATGGGCAACCTCTTCAACAGCTACATGCAGGGCCTGGTACTGCAGTCCTACATCGTGGCCATGCGAATGGCCATCGTGCTGATCTGGCTGGCCTTCCTGGCGCCGCTCTTCGTTGCGGCGGTCTATGACGGCCTGATGCTGCGCAACGTCAAGATGAGCGAATTCGGCTCCCTGCGGCCGGCGACGTTCACGCTTGCCGGGATGGTGGTTATCCCTGTGATCGCGCTGCCGGTGCTGTACCTGGTGCTGCCATTCAGCTTGTCGCCTTTGCTGGCTCCGGCCTGGGCCGCGTTCGTTGCGATGCCGTTGTCCATTCTGGTTTCCAACTCGCAGCCCATCTTCGGGCGCTGA
- the traD gene encoding conjugative transfer system coupling protein TraD (Members of this protein family are the putative conjugative coupling factor, TraD, as the term is used for the SXT and TOL plasmid systems.): protein MAEKKRFEQLLRPVYEARAAVAWAVACIWMAGVSIALEAPKPALVACTLLALCMTGLRFLSANRLLKYKLSLLGQPTVVMPATRLQRSMSKLGNNLWLGWGYRWEPRHTQRAYEIMKRDLVDVYPPPWWLKWRGDKRDPLKSKGLPWIHGLDMGEKDVVLPFESLKGHCAIIATTGAIKTRLAALVIFQLAMRGDCVIVIDPKGDKDLREICRQAALLSGKPERFLMLHPAFASESVRLDLIKNWDRVSQVASRITMVLDSQESDNFKEFCWMAVHRITNAMKYVGRRVSIYTLKTAMESRTAVEALTEQALKKFFEVDCPGLHEALEKQINALASAGGKPQKGAIETSSPELAAMIKVFQEQVPEDEEQAKLTGLPIKPEELRGLIAILEANREWFGKMIVSITPMLTKLTTDDLKGLLSPDYDDINDQRPIMDGKRIVEGNHILYIGTDTLADESVGRAISTMALAELSAVAAEIYNHGTGADTGEEPRRVHVVIDEWGDAVCAPVIQQANKGRGAGFFIWALGQTFSDLVDKFQGNTARAKRFIGNMNNMIVGATQDPDTMALITEKLGETTITVRGQSTGIGSKTEDVGLEFSANSSTSISEKDKEIFPRSLLPSLQDLHYIGFFNRGELVKGRIPVIVEDKKYRKK, encoded by the coding sequence ATGGCAGAGAAGAAGCGTTTTGAGCAACTGCTGCGCCCGGTCTACGAGGCCCGAGCGGCTGTTGCTTGGGCAGTCGCCTGCATATGGATGGCAGGCGTCAGCATCGCCCTTGAAGCACCGAAGCCGGCGCTGGTGGCGTGTACGCTGCTCGCACTGTGCATGACCGGCCTGCGATTTCTTTCTGCCAACCGCCTGCTCAAGTACAAGCTTTCGCTGCTTGGCCAGCCCACGGTGGTGATGCCCGCGACCAGGCTGCAGCGCTCCATGTCCAAGTTGGGAAACAATCTCTGGTTGGGTTGGGGCTATCGCTGGGAGCCACGCCACACACAGCGAGCCTACGAGATCATGAAGCGCGACCTGGTGGACGTGTACCCGCCGCCGTGGTGGCTTAAGTGGCGCGGGGACAAGCGCGACCCCCTCAAGTCCAAGGGACTGCCGTGGATTCATGGCCTGGACATGGGGGAGAAAGACGTCGTTCTGCCCTTCGAATCGCTCAAGGGGCACTGCGCCATCATCGCCACTACCGGTGCGATCAAGACCCGTCTTGCGGCGCTGGTGATTTTCCAGCTGGCCATGCGCGGCGATTGCGTGATCGTGATCGACCCCAAGGGCGACAAGGACCTGCGCGAGATCTGTCGGCAGGCAGCCCTGCTTTCGGGCAAGCCTGAGCGCTTCCTGATGCTGCACCCGGCATTCGCCAGTGAGTCGGTGCGTTTGGACCTCATCAAGAACTGGGATCGCGTCTCCCAGGTGGCCTCGCGGATCACCATGGTTCTGGACAGCCAGGAGAGCGACAACTTCAAAGAGTTCTGCTGGATGGCGGTGCACCGGATCACGAACGCCATGAAGTATGTCGGTCGCCGGGTGTCCATCTATACGCTGAAGACGGCGATGGAATCGCGAACGGCGGTCGAGGCACTGACCGAGCAAGCGCTAAAGAAGTTCTTCGAGGTTGATTGCCCTGGACTGCATGAGGCATTGGAGAAGCAGATCAATGCACTGGCCTCCGCCGGCGGAAAGCCGCAAAAGGGCGCCATCGAGACCAGCTCGCCAGAACTGGCGGCAATGATCAAGGTGTTCCAAGAGCAGGTGCCAGAGGACGAGGAACAGGCCAAGCTGACGGGCTTGCCTATCAAGCCGGAAGAACTGCGCGGCCTCATCGCCATTCTCGAAGCAAACCGAGAGTGGTTCGGCAAGATGATCGTGTCGATCACGCCGATGCTCACCAAGCTCACGACGGATGACCTCAAAGGGCTGCTGTCGCCCGACTACGACGACATCAACGACCAGCGACCCATCATGGATGGCAAGCGCATCGTCGAGGGCAACCACATTCTGTACATCGGCACAGACACGTTGGCTGACGAGTCTGTCGGCCGAGCAATCTCGACCATGGCTCTGGCCGAACTCTCCGCGGTGGCAGCCGAGATCTACAACCACGGCACCGGAGCCGATACGGGCGAAGAGCCCCGTCGTGTGCATGTGGTGATCGACGAATGGGGCGATGCAGTGTGCGCGCCGGTCATCCAGCAGGCCAACAAGGGCCGCGGCGCTGGCTTCTTCATCTGGGCGCTGGGACAGACCTTCAGCGACTTGGTGGACAAGTTCCAAGGCAACACGGCGCGCGCTAAGCGCTTCATCGGAAACATGAACAACATGATCGTGGGAGCCACCCAAGATCCCGACACGATGGCGCTCATCACCGAGAAACTGGGCGAGACAACGATCACGGTTCGCGGCCAGTCCACGGGCATTGGCTCAAAGACCGAGGACGTGGGGCTCGAGTTCTCCGCGAATTCAAGCACCTCGATTTCCGAGAAGGACAAGGAGATCTTTCCGCGCTCGCTGTTGCCGAGCCTGCAGGACCTCCACTACATCGGGTTCTTCAACCGTGGCGAACTGGTCAAGGGCCGAATCCCCGTAATCGTCGAAGACAAGAAGTATCGAAAGAAATGA
- a CDS encoding TraI domain-containing protein produces the protein MLQKWISILRRAAPPAISRTQRASQQGSGARNSNAARPANVAQPPAYPPVDRGLAIATPEGILSANEALLGRLRLHAASDAAIFEQRFEQPLLRLAEQVNVLPATATALFSGEGGLFRAAIEMGFYSYQAGDGRIFTGAETVERRHALEGRWRYVCFLAGILYPLGKSLDTIVITSEEGATWRRHFGSLTQWAADSNVQRIFARWPNVDESPQEIGPSTHTSALIAVIVGAENLQWLEDGSPELVKTLYEISSGSATQARNCLDVIQTIWERISRREEARRPQAYGRQIVGTHMGPYLVGAIRELLGSVGWKINGEKVKADQSGLYLVWPDAIEDIARFGVQQGYPGWPASPTTIAELLKASQVVTQGGEECLGMVEVVAGDGEILMALKLRNPLSVLEDFDPDDYVEQVPKTLDAIVAADPLARAEVTAGAATQVQVRRGEAQLAPLEPEADPESTPNSPAEATELRQSHDQDAQAGAHLATISEGPELAKPTVGSGVPQMLHEEEPLAAAAAAPIREAAEVRYSDLVPQEVQKDIKKRLHIELLGKVMKAWRDRGEASKSMRMTDNGAAITVEKLATLVRDVPAWVGEMAAAGLIYSPPATPGLKVIKVAIPEGSKPKEAVVLSRFAVKKLGL, from the coding sequence ATGCTCCAAAAGTGGATTTCCATATTGAGGCGTGCTGCGCCGCCCGCAATCAGCCGTACCCAGCGCGCAAGCCAGCAAGGAAGTGGCGCACGCAATTCGAACGCCGCACGGCCGGCGAACGTCGCTCAGCCCCCTGCGTACCCTCCGGTTGATCGGGGGCTCGCCATTGCGACGCCTGAGGGAATCCTGAGCGCAAATGAAGCCCTACTGGGGCGCTTGCGGCTTCATGCGGCCAGTGACGCCGCCATTTTTGAGCAGAGATTCGAGCAGCCGCTGCTGAGACTGGCTGAACAGGTCAATGTCCTCCCTGCAACTGCAACCGCTCTCTTCTCTGGCGAGGGTGGGTTGTTTCGCGCCGCAATTGAAATGGGTTTCTACAGCTACCAGGCGGGGGATGGCCGGATCTTCACCGGTGCGGAAACCGTCGAGCGCCGCCATGCACTGGAGGGCCGCTGGCGCTACGTCTGCTTCCTCGCAGGCATCCTATATCCGCTGGGAAAGTCGCTGGACACAATCGTCATCACCAGCGAGGAAGGCGCGACATGGCGCCGGCATTTCGGCAGCCTCACCCAGTGGGCGGCAGACAGCAACGTGCAGCGGATCTTTGCGAGGTGGCCCAATGTGGATGAGTCGCCGCAGGAGATTGGTCCTTCAACCCACACGTCCGCCTTGATCGCAGTGATCGTTGGTGCCGAGAACCTGCAATGGCTGGAAGACGGTTCGCCGGAACTGGTGAAGACCTTGTATGAGATCTCATCGGGCAGTGCGACGCAGGCGCGCAACTGCCTGGATGTCATCCAGACCATCTGGGAGCGTATCTCCCGGCGAGAGGAAGCACGACGACCGCAGGCGTACGGGCGCCAGATCGTTGGCACGCACATGGGCCCATACTTGGTGGGCGCCATTCGCGAGCTGCTTGGATCGGTGGGTTGGAAGATCAACGGGGAGAAGGTCAAGGCGGATCAATCCGGTCTGTACCTCGTCTGGCCAGATGCGATCGAGGACATTGCGCGTTTTGGTGTCCAGCAGGGGTACCCGGGCTGGCCAGCCAGCCCCACCACCATTGCAGAGTTGCTCAAGGCGTCACAGGTGGTGACCCAAGGCGGGGAAGAGTGCCTCGGCATGGTTGAGGTAGTCGCCGGCGATGGTGAGATCCTCATGGCGCTGAAGCTTCGGAATCCGCTGTCTGTTCTTGAAGACTTCGATCCGGACGACTATGTCGAGCAGGTACCCAAAACCCTTGACGCCATCGTGGCGGCCGATCCGCTGGCACGCGCCGAGGTAACAGCTGGGGCGGCGACGCAAGTACAAGTTCGCCGTGGCGAAGCACAACTTGCGCCCCTGGAGCCCGAGGCCGATCCCGAGTCGACACCGAACTCGCCTGCAGAGGCCACAGAGCTGCGACAGTCGCACGACCAGGACGCCCAGGCTGGAGCGCACCTGGCGACGATTTCCGAGGGCCCAGAGCTCGCGAAGCCGACCGTGGGAAGCGGAGTCCCCCAAATGCTTCACGAGGAAGAGCCTTTGGCCGCAGCAGCGGCTGCGCCCATTCGCGAGGCAGCTGAGGTTCGGTACAGCGACCTGGTGCCGCAGGAAGTTCAGAAGGACATCAAGAAACGGCTGCATATCGAGTTGCTTGGCAAGGTCATGAAGGCCTGGCGTGACCGTGGTGAGGCCAGCAAGTCGATGCGCATGACGGACAACGGCGCGGCCATCACGGTGGAAAAACTCGCCACGCTCGTGCGCGATGTGCCTGCATGGGTGGGCGAAATGGCTGCAGCCGGTCTGATCTACAGCCCCCCGGCCACGCCGGGGCTGAAGGTAATCAAGGTCGCTATTCCGGAGGGGTCTAAGCCCAAGGAAGCGGTCGTGCTCTCGCGGTTCGCTGTGAAGAAATTGGGGCTTTGA
- a CDS encoding DUF7146 domain-containing protein: MNIKAEDLVYDRWPDILTAAGMDASFFSPRNGPCPFCGGTDRFRWAKKNGGLWVCNQCTGGSYANGFRMLMEHMGYASFREAADHVRSYFGAGAQIQAIAREARVARSNDLSPDQAQRNLQRIQRFWSEAREITAGDPVSRYLSNRVPGLDVKPQMLRYHPGLEYWSPPETEGGRPVSLGKYPAMLALAQDARGEVVQLHKTFLTMDGHKAAVPLVKKTDYGLGINSFAIRMMQPVGDTLAVCEGIETGLAAAMLRRVPVWPCLNGPAMAQFELPQDLKAQIRRLVIFADHDERKRVGVVDGVQKFRRPGSFYAEQLAQRIRKDGVRVLVIKAASQGQDMANQWAAQYERAHSH, encoded by the coding sequence GTGAACATCAAAGCAGAGGACCTCGTCTACGATCGCTGGCCGGACATCCTCACGGCAGCAGGCATGGATGCGAGTTTCTTCAGCCCGCGAAATGGACCGTGCCCCTTCTGCGGAGGCACTGACCGCTTCCGATGGGCGAAGAAGAACGGCGGGCTGTGGGTTTGCAATCAATGCACCGGTGGAAGCTACGCAAATGGCTTTCGAATGCTGATGGAACACATGGGATACGCATCGTTTCGCGAAGCGGCAGACCACGTGCGAAGCTATTTCGGTGCAGGCGCACAGATCCAGGCCATTGCGCGCGAGGCGCGTGTGGCCAGGTCCAACGACCTCTCGCCCGACCAAGCACAGCGCAATCTGCAGCGCATCCAGCGTTTCTGGAGCGAAGCGCGCGAGATCACCGCCGGCGACCCGGTCTCGCGCTACCTGAGCAACAGGGTGCCCGGTTTGGACGTGAAGCCGCAAATGCTGCGCTATCACCCGGGCCTGGAGTACTGGTCTCCACCGGAGACGGAGGGCGGCAGACCGGTTTCACTTGGCAAGTACCCAGCCATGCTTGCGCTCGCGCAAGACGCCAGGGGTGAGGTGGTGCAGCTGCACAAGACCTTCCTCACAATGGATGGTCACAAGGCAGCCGTACCGTTGGTCAAGAAGACCGACTACGGCCTGGGCATCAACTCCTTCGCCATTCGCATGATGCAGCCCGTGGGCGACACATTGGCGGTGTGCGAAGGCATCGAAACCGGACTTGCAGCAGCGATGCTGCGCCGAGTGCCTGTATGGCCTTGCCTGAACGGCCCAGCGATGGCGCAGTTCGAGCTGCCCCAAGACCTCAAGGCGCAAATCCGGCGCCTGGTGATCTTTGCGGACCACGATGAGCGCAAGCGAGTCGGTGTCGTTGATGGAGTGCAGAAGTTTCGCCGCCCTGGCAGCTTCTACGCCGAGCAGCTCGCTCAGCGCATCCGCAAGGACGGCGTTCGGGTGCTCGTCATCAAGGCAGCATCGCAAGGCCAGGACATGGCCAACCAGTGGGCCGCGCAGTACGAGCGCGCCCACAGCCATTGA